A window of Zavarzinella sp. contains these coding sequences:
- the galE gene encoding UDP-glucose 4-epimerase GalE, with protein MKILLVGGAGYIGSHTYRLLLDRGHDVLVYDNLSSGHRCVISPPHLVVGDLADQHLLDHTVLSNRIEAVVHFAAHAQVGESVTHPSKYYRNNVVNSIQLLECLRKNGVPRLVFSSSAAVYGNPQQEIIDENHPKLPINPYGRTKWMIEQVMADYAEAYGLSCTALRYFNAAGAASDGTIGEDHTPETHLIPLAIQAALGVRPELAIFGEDYPTPDGTCIRDFIHVTDLALAHALALEDPTPGYRAFNLGNGHGFSVKEIVQAVERISGKTVPVRLAARRPGDPPRLVASSEQIRQHLGWQASFPTLDAIISSAWQWHSSHPQGYGG; from the coding sequence ATGAAGATTCTTCTCGTTGGTGGTGCTGGCTATATTGGCAGCCACACCTATCGATTACTGCTGGACCGTGGCCACGATGTGCTGGTTTATGATAATCTCTCATCAGGCCATCGGTGCGTCATTTCCCCACCTCACCTTGTAGTGGGCGATCTGGCCGATCAACACCTTCTCGACCACACGGTGTTGTCGAATCGCATCGAAGCGGTCGTGCATTTCGCCGCCCACGCTCAGGTGGGGGAATCAGTTACCCACCCATCGAAGTACTATCGCAATAACGTGGTGAACAGCATTCAATTACTGGAGTGCCTGCGAAAAAATGGTGTCCCACGTCTGGTGTTTTCCAGTTCGGCAGCGGTCTACGGCAATCCACAGCAGGAGATCATCGACGAAAACCATCCGAAACTGCCAATCAACCCTTACGGCAGAACCAAATGGATGATAGAGCAGGTGATGGCAGACTACGCCGAAGCCTATGGCCTGAGTTGTACTGCGTTGCGATATTTCAACGCAGCCGGGGCCGCCAGTGATGGCACGATTGGTGAAGACCACACCCCAGAAACGCACCTGATTCCATTGGCGATCCAGGCAGCCTTGGGAGTGCGGCCAGAATTAGCTATTTTTGGGGAGGATTACCCCACTCCCGATGGAACCTGCATCCGCGACTTTATCCATGTGACCGACCTGGCTCTGGCCCACGCACTGGCACTGGAAGACCCCACCCCGGGCTACCGTGCGTTCAACCTGGGTAACGGGCACGGCTTCAGCGTCAAAGAAATTGTGCAGGCTGTGGAACGCATCAGTGGTAAAACCGTTCCAGTGCGGTTGGCTGCACGTCGTCCCGGTGACCCGCCACGGTTGGTAGCATCTTCAGAACAGATCCGACAGCACCTGGGCTGGCAGGCAAGTTTCCCCACTTTGGATGCAATTATCAGTAGTGCCTGGCAGTGGCACAGCTCCCACCCACAGGGATATGGGGGATAA
- a CDS encoding DUF1559 domain-containing protein produces the protein MFSEFGSGRFRRRAFTLIELLVVIAIIAILIGLLLPAVQKVRAAANRARCQNSLKQLGLAVHNYVSTYDGTLPPGRTVENGADRWWFGETSGTNVDVTRGHLMPYLENNRAVLRCPEVDPSKIQQRYSGGTAGYGYNYTYLAPLSYPPPTYSPVWQKMNISAVQSTSATITFTDSAGTWIDPWPTGNPILIEVPMTEAPSGQYPSVHFRHTGSANVLYLDGHVESHPRGDRNPPPSWEPVSANTLRNKELLFDIGTTDASWDRE, from the coding sequence ATGTTCTCTGAGTTTGGTTCTGGTCGCTTTCGGCGACGCGCATTCACCCTGATTGAGCTTCTGGTGGTGATTGCCATTATTGCAATTCTGATTGGCCTGTTGTTGCCTGCCGTACAAAAAGTGCGTGCAGCAGCAAATCGGGCACGCTGTCAGAACAGTTTGAAACAGTTAGGGCTGGCTGTACACAACTATGTCAGCACGTACGATGGCACCCTGCCGCCGGGACGCACGGTGGAAAACGGGGCAGATCGCTGGTGGTTTGGAGAAACCAGTGGCACCAATGTGGATGTGACCCGTGGGCACCTGATGCCTTATCTGGAAAACAATCGGGCAGTTCTGCGTTGCCCGGAAGTAGATCCTTCGAAGATTCAGCAGCGTTATTCTGGTGGAACGGCCGGTTATGGTTACAACTACACCTATCTTGCGCCGCTCAGCTATCCTCCACCCACGTATTCGCCCGTATGGCAAAAAATGAATATCAGTGCGGTGCAGAGTACCAGTGCCACCATCACATTCACCGACAGTGCGGGCACCTGGATTGATCCCTGGCCAACAGGAAATCCAATACTGATTGAAGTTCCGATGACGGAAGCACCTTCGGGCCAATATCCTTCGGTGCATTTTCGCCACACCGGTTCAGCGAATGTTCTCTATCTGGATGGCCATGTGGAAAGCCACCCACGTGGGGATCGCAATCCCCCACCATCATGGGAACCAGTCAGTGCCAATACTCTACGGAATAAAGAATTGTTGTTCGACATCGGCACTACCGATGCCAGTTGGGACCGGGAGTAG
- a CDS encoding DUF839 domain-containing protein — MENNRRQFLTLVGAGSLAAITGTPPSEAAPLPLKRKKGAPPAFFTPIEPSKADNLVLPQGYQAQIIAHWGDPLGSKDPEGNPEHFGFNNDFTAYFPIDALTGGKSCTEGLLWVNHEYPNPLFVSDYPHPPKDLESPELKTWIALKKTKEQIILEKKSVGGSVLHIKLVDGKWLLVANSKFTRRFTALYPQIELSGPSKTLVPHGVGTLANCSGGRTPWMTVMTCEENYPEYNTLETCRWSDVPGMEIDELQYGWVVEIDPFGDLPPKKHSALGRFKHENTTWAVGSTKKFVVYMGDDEADQCLYKFVSKNPLIDLKDRAACSKLLEEGTLYAADMGKGRWIPLVYDAPTAAKIHSSKIYLAMQKADPKFQITSQGELLIHARVAAKILGATPLDRCEDCEVHPKDGSLYVALTNNTKHGNFYGHIVRLVEQDDNPEATSFEYEVFLAGGPQSGLACPDNLAFDADGNLWCVCDISSSKIGSGVYKSFGNNGLYVIPTSGDSAGDAFQFASGPNDAELTGPWFSEDGKTLFLSVQHPGEESPDKQNLTSNWPGKPGDIPKPAVVAITGFPKE; from the coding sequence GTGGAAAACAATCGTCGTCAATTTCTTACCCTGGTGGGGGCTGGTTCGCTTGCTGCCATTACAGGAACTCCACCTTCAGAAGCTGCACCGCTGCCGTTAAAACGCAAAAAAGGTGCCCCACCTGCATTTTTTACACCAATTGAACCGAGCAAAGCGGATAATCTGGTGCTGCCGCAAGGATATCAGGCACAAATCATTGCCCACTGGGGCGATCCGTTAGGTTCCAAAGATCCTGAAGGTAATCCAGAACATTTTGGCTTTAATAACGATTTCACCGCCTATTTTCCCATTGATGCTCTGACCGGTGGGAAAAGCTGCACCGAAGGGCTGCTGTGGGTGAATCACGAATACCCAAATCCGCTGTTTGTCAGCGATTATCCCCACCCACCCAAGGACTTGGAATCACCCGAATTGAAGACCTGGATTGCCCTGAAAAAAACCAAAGAACAAATCATTCTTGAGAAAAAATCGGTCGGTGGCAGCGTGCTGCACATTAAATTGGTGGATGGAAAGTGGCTACTGGTGGCCAATTCAAAATTCACCCGCCGATTCACCGCACTTTACCCACAGATTGAACTGAGCGGTCCATCGAAAACGCTTGTTCCCCACGGCGTTGGCACGCTGGCAAACTGTTCTGGCGGCCGCACCCCCTGGATGACTGTAATGACCTGTGAGGAAAACTATCCAGAATACAACACGCTGGAAACCTGTCGCTGGTCTGATGTCCCAGGGATGGAAATCGACGAACTACAATATGGATGGGTGGTTGAAATTGACCCGTTTGGTGACTTGCCACCCAAAAAACACTCTGCACTGGGCCGCTTTAAACATGAAAACACCACCTGGGCAGTAGGGTCCACCAAAAAGTTTGTGGTGTACATGGGCGACGATGAAGCCGATCAGTGCTTGTACAAGTTTGTTTCCAAAAATCCTCTGATTGATCTGAAAGACCGTGCTGCCTGTAGCAAGTTACTGGAAGAAGGCACCCTTTACGCAGCAGATATGGGCAAGGGTCGCTGGATTCCACTGGTTTATGATGCACCCACTGCAGCAAAGATTCATTCTTCGAAGATTTACCTGGCGATGCAGAAGGCCGATCCGAAGTTTCAAATCACCAGTCAGGGAGAGTTGCTGATTCACGCACGTGTGGCAGCAAAAATCCTTGGTGCAACTCCACTGGATCGCTGCGAAGATTGTGAAGTCCATCCCAAGGATGGATCGTTGTATGTGGCACTCACCAACAATACCAAGCATGGCAATTTTTATGGCCATATTGTGCGATTGGTGGAGCAGGATGATAATCCCGAAGCAACCAGCTTTGAATACGAAGTTTTCCTTGCAGGTGGGCCGCAAAGTGGTTTAGCATGTCCCGATAATCTGGCGTTTGATGCGGATGGCAACCTGTGGTGTGTGTGCGACATTTCCAGCAGCAAAATCGGTTCTGGTGTTTATAAATCATTTGGCAACAATGGTCTATATGTGATTCCCACTTCGGGCGACAGTGCAGGTGATGCCTTTCAGTTCGCTTCGGGCCCGAACGATGCAGAACTGACTGGCCCCTGGTTCAGTGAAGATGGCAAAACATTGTTCCTTTCCGTGCAGCACCCAGGGGAAGAATCTCCAGATAAACAGAATTTGACCAGTAACTGGCCCGGAAAACCCGGCGATATTCCCAAACCAGCCGTGGTAGCAATTACTGGCTTTCCGAAAGAGTAA
- a CDS encoding PhnD/SsuA/transferrin family substrate-binding protein, translated as MFRRTFLLLLSICAVPAVAQEPLTLIVMDPLALPLSCPCVKGYAQRDYEQLAKYLSDKTKRPVVVHFSESLADAVNQKSKGKADIVIGKDSVIKSEASVLKRSLQPVASLTGKDGKTTMTGLLVVHHLDMAVSPSDLNGYHLIFGPKECDEKNAAVRTLLKSSGVKITSEPDIAIACDAGAYKVIDAFQQGKKAATAISSYAHPLLEGCGKIKKGDLRVIGETAPVPFVTAFVSGELSTELSDTITQALLDVKSNAKLCTAIETKHGFQPITKKK; from the coding sequence ATGTTTCGACGTACTTTTCTGTTATTGCTTTCAATATGTGCTGTTCCCGCAGTGGCACAAGAACCTCTGACCTTGATTGTGATGGATCCGCTGGCATTGCCATTGTCCTGTCCGTGCGTCAAAGGCTATGCCCAACGCGATTACGAACAGCTTGCAAAATACCTTTCCGACAAAACAAAACGCCCCGTGGTGGTGCATTTTTCAGAATCGTTGGCTGATGCAGTGAATCAGAAATCGAAAGGGAAGGCTGACATTGTCATTGGGAAAGATTCGGTAATCAAATCAGAGGCCAGTGTACTGAAACGCTCTTTGCAACCTGTTGCCTCACTGACTGGCAAAGATGGCAAAACAACGATGACGGGCCTTCTGGTGGTGCACCACCTGGATATGGCTGTTTCTCCTTCCGATTTGAATGGCTACCATCTGATTTTTGGTCCCAAAGAGTGCGACGAGAAGAATGCCGCAGTCCGCACGCTGCTGAAATCGTCTGGCGTGAAGATTACTTCCGAGCCAGACATTGCCATCGCCTGCGATGCCGGTGCTTACAAAGTGATTGATGCCTTTCAGCAAGGCAAAAAAGCAGCTACCGCAATTTCCAGTTATGCCCACCCATTGCTGGAAGGGTGCGGGAAAATCAAGAAAGGCGACCTGCGTGTCATCGGTGAAACTGCCCCTGTGCCATTCGTCACCGCTTTTGTGAGTGGGGAACTTTCCACAGAACTGTCGGATACGATTACGCAGGCACTGCTGGATGTAAAATCCAATGCGAAGTTGTGTACTGCCATTGAAACCAAGCACGGTTTCCAACCAATCACAAAAAAAAAGTAG
- a CDS encoding PQQ-binding-like beta-propeller repeat protein, producing the protein MPAKLPEKLSIIWSVPTSAPGLGGVAATDQYVLFSDRELNDTTDVLHCLEIETGKIVWSYRNPAIGLLDYGSSSRATPLIVDDKVYFHNAYGWLACLELPTGKTVWEMDTRAEFMATDERKWGTCSSPLIVDNKLIINPGGKEASIVALNPKSGKVIWKTPGRPASYGSLNAAKIGPTLQIVGMDETSLCGWDVATGKLLWELRPETASKFNVSTPIIRNQQLILALENNGTSVFQFDKNGKIISKPIGWHRDLSPESHTPVLAGARLFGIWHRLYCLDLNNKLNEVYDSDDPAFSDYGATVATDERVLIITGKAELILLDPKADKFQPISRVKIVEDEKGLYSHPAFVGTRMYVRTSTQMMAIELQE; encoded by the coding sequence TTGCCTGCCAAACTTCCCGAAAAGTTATCGATCATCTGGTCGGTACCGACCTCCGCACCCGGTTTGGGTGGGGTGGCAGCAACAGATCAATATGTGCTGTTTTCTGATCGCGAATTGAACGATACCACCGATGTTCTGCACTGTCTTGAAATTGAAACGGGCAAAATCGTCTGGAGCTATCGCAATCCGGCAATTGGCTTATTGGACTATGGTTCTTCGTCGCGAGCAACCCCACTGATCGTGGATGATAAAGTGTATTTTCACAATGCATATGGCTGGCTGGCCTGCCTGGAACTCCCGACTGGAAAGACCGTGTGGGAAATGGATACACGGGCTGAGTTCATGGCCACAGATGAGCGAAAGTGGGGCACATGTTCCAGTCCGCTGATTGTTGATAACAAACTGATTATCAATCCAGGCGGCAAAGAGGCATCAATTGTTGCCTTGAACCCCAAATCGGGCAAAGTCATCTGGAAAACTCCCGGTCGCCCCGCTTCATATGGGTCTCTGAATGCTGCCAAAATTGGCCCCACCTTGCAGATTGTGGGGATGGATGAAACCTCGCTGTGTGGCTGGGATGTGGCAACCGGCAAACTACTTTGGGAACTGCGGCCGGAAACCGCCAGCAAATTTAATGTTTCGACGCCCATCATCAGAAACCAGCAACTGATTCTGGCACTGGAAAACAATGGCACCAGTGTCTTTCAGTTCGACAAAAATGGCAAAATTATCAGCAAACCCATTGGGTGGCACCGCGATCTTTCGCCAGAATCCCATACACCAGTGCTGGCAGGTGCCCGCCTGTTTGGTATCTGGCATCGCCTGTACTGCCTCGATCTGAATAACAAACTGAACGAAGTATATGACAGCGACGATCCCGCCTTCAGCGACTACGGTGCCACAGTCGCAACCGATGAAAGAGTTCTCATTATTACAGGTAAGGCAGAGTTAATCCTTTTGGACCCCAAGGCAGACAAATTTCAGCCGATCAGTCGGGTGAAAATCGTTGAAGACGAGAAAGGATTGTATTCCCATCCCGCGTTTGTGGGGACTAGAATGTACGTACGAACCAGCACTCAGATGATGGCAATTGAACTGCAGGAATAA
- a CDS encoding ankyrin repeat domain-containing protein, translating to MPDELLIAIGSGNTVSLKDVTEACPDINASGSRVDRTVLMAAAFAGNVDLIKDLVEYGADVNATNRDGMTALHEAAGMGRIEAIKLLLDSHANIESEACYGETALILAAAHGELDAVKTLLDSGADVLHRDTTGATAEVIAESKDEAEVVALLRKAETGNRLLD from the coding sequence ATGCCAGATGAATTGCTCATAGCCATCGGATCAGGGAATACCGTTTCTTTGAAGGATGTCACTGAAGCATGCCCAGATATCAATGCTTCTGGAAGCCGTGTTGACCGAACCGTCTTGATGGCGGCTGCCTTTGCCGGAAACGTTGATTTGATCAAAGATCTCGTTGAATATGGTGCCGACGTGAATGCAACCAACAGAGATGGTATGACTGCATTACATGAGGCTGCTGGGATGGGCCGCATAGAGGCCATCAAGTTACTGCTCGACTCACATGCCAATATTGAATCCGAGGCTTGCTACGGCGAAACGGCATTGATTCTCGCTGCGGCACACGGTGAACTCGATGCCGTAAAGACTCTTCTTGACTCGGGTGCGGATGTACTTCATCGTGATACGACCGGAGCAACGGCTGAAGTCATTGCAGAATCAAAAGATGAAGCTGAAGTTGTTGCTTTGTTGCGCAAAGCTGAGACTGGCAACAGATTACTGGATTAG
- a CDS encoding TIGR03000 domain-containing protein translates to MRGLFIRLFLPLPLLLASEFSSQASAQTRSYGFGVGVGVGIGPGWGYGPWVGPLFMPSHYNGFWGNGMSMYGPPVPSYRPIPGVFGGADSQFFPIPPDYGFPGFGYYGYDPETRREVYFPGRVRPRSRPLPDVNDMPWRDMHSGDYLPPDNYTRQAPKIELPALQPAGNPQVLPLPNPTAAEIDVEVALPTEDAELYVDGEKVAGSGTSRQFGSAVRPGTALYHYELRAEWKIDGKQYTHNKTISVRPGEKQLVQFAK, encoded by the coding sequence ATGCGTGGTTTATTTATCCGATTATTTTTGCCTCTGCCACTCTTGTTAGCCAGCGAATTTTCTTCGCAGGCCTCTGCACAAACTCGTTCATATGGTTTTGGTGTTGGCGTGGGTGTGGGCATTGGCCCAGGCTGGGGATATGGTCCATGGGTTGGGCCGTTGTTTATGCCTTCCCACTACAACGGTTTCTGGGGCAACGGCATGAGCATGTACGGCCCACCGGTGCCTAGTTACCGGCCGATTCCGGGTGTCTTTGGTGGTGCGGACAGTCAGTTTTTCCCGATCCCACCCGACTATGGCTTTCCCGGCTTTGGCTACTACGGTTATGATCCGGAAACGAGGCGAGAAGTGTACTTTCCTGGTCGCGTTCGTCCACGTTCCCGGCCATTGCCAGATGTGAATGACATGCCCTGGCGTGACATGCACAGTGGGGACTATCTACCGCCGGATAACTACACACGGCAGGCTCCGAAAATTGAATTACCAGCATTGCAACCTGCTGGGAATCCCCAGGTGCTGCCGCTCCCGAACCCCACTGCCGCAGAGATCGATGTGGAAGTCGCTTTGCCGACTGAAGATGCGGAATTGTACGTGGATGGGGAAAAAGTCGCTGGCTCAGGCACCAGTCGCCAATTTGGCAGTGCCGTACGACCTGGCACTGCCCTGTACCACTATGAACTGCGAGCCGAATGGAAAATTGACGGTAAGCAATACACCCACAACAAGACAATCAGCGTCCGCCCTGGCGAAAAACAATTGGTTCAGTTTGCGAAGTAA
- a CDS encoding IS630 family transposase, which yields MPGHGWTIRKLCNWIGCQFQRYVSRNTVRRILHLAGLSWKKCKKLFGKGDPEKRAEYLKQFADMYQQMCRGDIVIIYIDESHFHRDMDLGYTWWQGESAWQVSDCPPLSDRINWYGAYNFSAGACLIWNEGKCNKENTAEFLHRVNDWVERQGRRVVVIWDGAPWHKAKFVRTKASELDIEIVVLPSYSPDFNPIEGLWKWMREEVTQHCCFATLRDLFDACKGFIDTLNETPDEIIKRLWPRFEVDPQAEKLRFSI from the coding sequence TTGCCAGGCCACGGATGGACGATCAGGAAGTTGTGCAATTGGATCGGTTGTCAATTCCAGCGGTATGTATCTCGGAATACCGTGCGGCGGATCCTGCACTTAGCGGGATTGAGCTGGAAGAAATGCAAGAAACTGTTCGGCAAAGGGGACCCTGAAAAGCGGGCCGAATACCTGAAACAGTTCGCGGACATGTACCAGCAAATGTGTCGCGGTGATATCGTGATCATTTATATTGATGAATCCCATTTTCATCGTGATATGGACTTGGGCTATACTTGGTGGCAGGGAGAATCGGCTTGGCAAGTGAGTGATTGCCCTCCGCTGTCCGATCGCATCAACTGGTATGGTGCTTACAATTTCAGTGCCGGTGCATGTTTGATCTGGAACGAAGGCAAATGCAACAAGGAAAACACGGCTGAATTTTTGCACCGAGTGAACGATTGGGTAGAAAGACAAGGTCGACGTGTTGTGGTAATTTGGGATGGAGCACCTTGGCACAAGGCGAAGTTCGTTCGAACCAAAGCCAGCGAGTTGGACATCGAAATAGTAGTTTTGCCCAGTTATAGTCCCGATTTCAATCCCATTGAAGGGTTATGGAAATGGATGCGTGAAGAGGTCACGCAACATTGTTGTTTTGCAACCTTGCGTGACTTGTTCGACGCTTGCAAAGGATTCATCGATACATTGAATGAAACTCCGGATGAAATAATTAAAAGACTGTGGCCAAGATTTGAAGTCGATCCTCAAGCGGAAAAACTCCGATTTTCAATCTGA
- a CDS encoding substrate-binding domain-containing protein has protein sequence MFRWIPWLIVGLSVAGLIVLIFLLPSPPANEDSDGKPVQKVVVLAAPSVRGTLEKAAAEFTKEYGIPIEISYEPSESLLNTLSMKKTGDLFLPADESFVARARESGLVTHQYDLAQLTAVAVSKKGSPAPTWEWIQNPERKVGIPDTKITAIGKLLDSQMAQLANWQALNKKRTVTFGTITQALNAVQLGSVDATFVWDALIPKDSDLKSAVLPGMESCSVRIAVSLCTNSAAPQEARSFALYLSQRSGGQKFFREAGYAPTQPEKISLKPGSEDSEILLYSGSMLRPAIEKTIAEFEKREKVRVTVVYNGCGILVGQMKAGKQPDVYLACDHRFMDEVQDQFYRPQQVSNNQLVIAVPKGNPHQIKQLKDLGKPGLRVGVGHEQQCAMGNITKETFKAAGVYAAVRNNVRVETPTGDMLVNQLVTGSLDAVVCYATNVLPNQAKLDSIPVNGIPCAKPLQPIAIAKSTHRPDLAAKLVDLILSQQSQQRFLESGFGWEGVP, from the coding sequence ATGTTTCGCTGGATCCCCTGGTTGATCGTTGGCTTGTCGGTGGCAGGGCTGATTGTCCTTATTTTTCTGCTTCCCAGTCCACCTGCAAACGAAGATTCTGATGGCAAACCAGTCCAGAAAGTGGTCGTGTTAGCCGCACCGTCCGTTCGTGGGACATTGGAAAAAGCTGCGGCGGAATTCACCAAAGAATATGGCATTCCGATCGAGATCAGCTACGAACCTTCCGAATCGCTGCTGAATACCTTGTCGATGAAAAAAACTGGTGACCTGTTTCTGCCAGCAGATGAATCGTTTGTTGCCCGTGCTCGCGAAAGCGGTCTGGTGACGCACCAATACGATCTGGCCCAGCTTACTGCTGTTGCCGTTTCGAAAAAAGGCTCCCCTGCACCCACGTGGGAATGGATCCAGAATCCAGAACGGAAGGTGGGGATACCTGATACCAAAATCACCGCCATTGGCAAACTCCTGGATTCCCAAATGGCACAACTTGCTAATTGGCAAGCACTTAACAAAAAACGCACGGTCACATTCGGAACCATCACTCAGGCACTGAATGCGGTGCAGTTAGGCAGTGTGGATGCCACATTCGTGTGGGATGCATTAATTCCCAAAGATTCCGATTTGAAATCGGCCGTGCTGCCCGGTATGGAATCCTGCAGCGTGCGGATTGCTGTTTCGCTATGCACCAACAGTGCTGCACCACAGGAGGCACGTTCGTTTGCGTTGTACCTTTCCCAACGTAGTGGGGGGCAGAAGTTTTTCCGCGAAGCAGGTTACGCACCCACCCAGCCGGAGAAAATCTCATTAAAACCTGGTAGTGAAGACTCTGAAATCCTGCTCTATTCCGGTTCCATGCTGCGTCCTGCGATCGAAAAAACGATTGCCGAGTTCGAAAAGCGCGAAAAAGTCCGCGTGACCGTGGTCTATAACGGCTGTGGCATCCTGGTGGGGCAGATGAAGGCTGGCAAGCAGCCCGATGTCTACCTGGCATGCGACCATCGCTTTATGGATGAAGTACAGGACCAGTTCTATCGCCCACAGCAGGTTTCGAATAATCAATTGGTGATTGCAGTGCCCAAAGGAAACCCCCACCAGATTAAGCAGTTGAAGGATCTTGGCAAACCTGGCCTGCGGGTGGGTGTCGGGCATGAACAACAATGTGCCATGGGTAACATCACCAAGGAAACGTTTAAGGCGGCAGGTGTTTATGCAGCAGTCCGCAACAATGTGCGTGTTGAAACGCCCACTGGTGATATGTTGGTGAATCAATTAGTGACCGGTTCGCTGGATGCAGTGGTCTGTTATGCCACGAATGTGCTGCCCAACCAGGCGAAACTGGATAGCATTCCGGTCAATGGCATTCCCTGTGCCAAGCCACTTCAGCCGATAGCGATTGCCAAATCGACTCACCGACCGGATCTGGCGGCCAAGTTAGTTGATCTGATTCTGTCTCAACAATCGCAACAACGCTTTCTAGAATCGGGCTTTGGCTGGGAAGGTGTTCCGTGA
- a CDS encoding ABC transporter permease yields MTGRQRQDLWLYLPMGLIGSFYILLIVGMIVGDLQFTTIGHFQRLFAKPEIRYAIRLTLASCALSTLLSLWVGIPLGYLLARTRFRGKILLDTLLDIPIVLPPLVLGISLLILFQTPPGKWCDRTWKALFGTEITYEIPSVILAQFAVCCAFVVRTMRVTFEQIAPRGEQVARTLGCTRVQAFWLVTLPEAWRGIVTAASISWARALGEFGPILIFSGATRMRTEVLSTSVFLEFSVGDLSSAVALSLLLIAVAVLVLVTMKVAGLKNPTA; encoded by the coding sequence GTGACCGGTCGCCAGCGCCAGGATCTGTGGTTGTACCTGCCAATGGGGCTGATCGGTTCATTTTATATTCTGTTGATCGTTGGAATGATTGTCGGTGATTTACAGTTCACCACCATCGGCCATTTTCAACGCCTGTTTGCCAAACCGGAAATCCGCTACGCCATCCGTCTGACGCTGGCCAGTTGTGCGTTAAGCACCCTGCTGAGCCTATGGGTGGGCATTCCACTGGGGTATTTGCTGGCCAGAACACGTTTTCGAGGCAAAATTCTGCTCGATACCTTGCTGGATATACCTATTGTGCTCCCCCCACTGGTGCTGGGGATTTCGCTGCTGATCCTTTTTCAGACCCCACCGGGAAAGTGGTGCGACCGCACCTGGAAAGCGTTGTTTGGCACCGAAATTACCTACGAAATCCCCAGTGTCATTCTGGCTCAGTTTGCGGTGTGCTGTGCGTTCGTCGTTCGCACGATGCGGGTAACATTTGAACAGATTGCCCCACGTGGGGAACAGGTGGCCCGCACGCTCGGTTGCACTCGTGTGCAGGCGTTCTGGCTGGTGACGTTACCAGAAGCGTGGCGTGGGATTGTGACGGCAGCCAGCATCTCGTGGGCACGGGCTTTGGGCGAATTCGGCCCAATTCTCATTTTTTCGGGTGCCACCCGCATGCGGACTGAAGTGCTGTCCACCAGTGTATTTCTGGAGTTCAGCGTGGGTGACCTTTCCAGTGCGGTTGCCTTGTCACTGTTACTAATCGCTGTCGCAGTGCTGGTTCTGGTAACAATGAAAGTCGCGGGTTTGAAAAACCCCACGGCGTGA